The window CAATTGCTTGGTGTATCCTATTTAGCTAACTATTTTGCCTACATCATTTTACTAATCCAATGGACAATCAAAACAACGTATTATATTTCCCTTTGATAAATTATGAATGATGTGTTTTTGGTGTTGCATCAGAATGCTAAGAAGCGTGAAACTTTCATAGATAACAAGTCTAAAAAAGTTgttgtaagtattttttttatgtaatttaattattatttaaaattaaaatgaatttattattatatttaattttattgtaggAGAATTACATAAAAGAGATGATTTCAAGATATGAAACTGATCGGGAAAATTATCCTTCATTTGATGGAGCAACTTGGTGTGTGGCTATAGAAGGAGTTATAAAGGGTAAAATATATAGTGCACCTGGTATGCCGAAATCCATGGTTAGTGCGAGTGCTTCATCACAATCCTATACGATGGAGTCAACACCTCCTAGCTCATCAATTCAGGCATTGAAAGGGCAAATAAAGGAAAGAGATGGTCATATTTTATCACTAAAACAGGAGATGACTTCAATCAAAAACTTTCTTAGTAATATGGGATACCAAGCTTGGGCATCAAATATGGACCAAGGTATGTCAACACCTATGGCTTCATCTATGCCGTCGCATATGGCTCCACAGATGTATCTCTTGTCTAATCCGGTATATCGACCGAGGCCTCAACCACCGTATACCGGTCCCACCTCATGATGGTCAGCATTGTTTTGGTTCgttttcaccaccaccacctttatgataaaacatatttattaaattgtgaCTTATCTATTTTGATGTAAGTTTGAcgagatttaaaaatttattgtgaaatttattttatttgacttattatttttgataaaataatttctagtattaatttatgttctttgtatatttatctataatttttgaaatagccacaaataattaaaaaaattcaataaatgaaaaaaataatttaaaaaattcatgttaaatGGATTAGCAACAAAATTTCTATTGTTAATCAGCAACGTTCATTAACAATGGATTATTCGTTGTTGATTTACACATTCAGCAACCGAATTTCAGTAACGGATAATTTGTTGCTAAACAAATTAGCAACTGATAATTCGttgctaaaaaattaataccTATTATTTGCATATGAAATTTTATCAGTAacagattttaatattatagttaGTTGCTAATAGGCTCATTAGTGTCTATAACAGTGTTATTGTTTTGGCACTAAATCTTGAATCCTTTACGTCCACAGTCCAGGCTTCGGTTGTTGGCACAGAAAGGATATGACAAGTCTTGTATTGATCCGCAGCTGAACAGGTGGCTATGTTCTTTGAATATCTCGTTGCCATGGCGATCTAGAGGTGTGGATAtggccaaaaagaaaaatacagtggccaagaagaagaggaaggagCGCAAGCGCAATATAGGATGCATAAGGAACGTTTTGGAGCAGGGGGGCTGTAAAGAAATAGCACGATGATTAATGATGTATGATTGAGCTCTTCAAAGAAAAGGATTATTTCGAAGATATAGGAGATTAACAGAGAAGGTGTTCAtttggaaaatcaagcattcaacTGCAGCAAGCAAGCAACCTAATGaatttttccaaaagaaaataacagaAAGAGAGACCAAGATTTTATTCACTTTCCCCATATGAATTTCCGTGACTGGGAATTTCTTGCCGATTTCTTAGATGAATCTTGTTGTCTATACGAGACAATTCAATCATTCCATCATTCATCATTCATAATCAAGAAATAGTGTCTTCGACAAGTTTTCAGAATGATATGGCTTTACAGACGACAAATTTTAGAGTGAACAGTAGCGATCAACTATAATTTTAGCGCAACATCTGCAGTGGTCAGTTTATGTTGTCCATTCAGACCGACACCAAAGTGCAGTGCATACATGAAGAGGAGCTTCAAATTGAACTGGCAAGGATCAAACAACTAATACTGGAGGAAATCTTGAATCTAAAAAATGAGTTCGGTATTAAACCCCACAAAGCAATTAGAGCAGCAACAGACCAAAATCATTACAATAGCAAGAATCAGATCCAAATTTAGGCAGTGGCAGCCAAAATGAATTCAAGCAATCTGAGGACACCATATGAGTACGTAGAGATACCTCCCAGAACTCAAAAGGAGGAAGATCTGATTGCAAGAAATAGAGTACTAATGTTTGCCAAAACTATGGCCTTGAAATTGCCTGCAAAGATGTTCTAGTTACTCGGAGCATCATAATCTTTAACAGTATGTTTAGGATTGTAGTAGCAGTTGTGgtttagagtattttttatttaaaaatatattaaaataatatttttataaaaaattatttttaatattttttatcgttttgatatgctggtatcaaaaataaaattttaaaaataaaaaatatattattttaatatatttttaaataaaaaatattttaataaaaaatttacaataaaaattatatagtatGTATTAATTGAacaaacattttcaaaactccGCGTCTGAAGTTAAGACAAGATAGGTGAGGAGAGGCGGCTAGCATAATCGGTGGTCAAATCTCCAGGTAACAGGAACTTCGACTAAGACACGTCCACAAACCAATTGAGCTAAgcacaacaattaaaaaatatatatttattaactctttttttctcgatgtttttatatgaatagtGTGAAACCGAACTTAAATCGTTTACGTTAATAACAAACCtcccattttctttattttattcgtCAGAATGTGCATCGAGATCGAGTCAACATTAacaaagagagtaaaagaacaAAGCGTTTCTCCTGcacttataaatttataatcactCCAATAGCAATACACACAGAGCTAAATCTCAAGCGTCATTGTTAGCATCAGCAATGGCTAATTGCAAGCCACAGAAGAAAGTTCTATTGTTATGTGGGGATTACATGGAAGATTATGAGGTGGGGTACTATCGTTTTTATCTGTCTTTCTCATTTTGaagttgtttttcttctttaagtGATGgggttttgttattgtttttgcaGGCTATGGTTCCATTTCAAGCCTTGCAGGCTTATGGAATAGCAGTTGATGCTGTTTGTCCTGGAAAGAAAGCTGGTGATTATTGCCGCACTACAGTTGGGGACTCTGGTGCCTATCATGGATATCAGGTCCCCCCCTTccttgtatttattaatttgctATTTTATAAATATCCATTTCATGATTGTTAACGAAAACATTGTTTGCTTGGCAATACATATTTCTTTGTAACACCCCCATCTATGTCTTGTATGGATGTGCAAATTATTGTACAGGGCATGTGAGTATGTCAGTCTCTAGATATTAGTGGACAAAACCCATGGTGTTAGACAAATCTTCTTGGATTAAAGAAGATTTCAAAtctaagattttgatttttctgaaACTAATTAGAGTGTTTTTCTGATTAATTGCTTGTCATGTGATATGGATgctggaggtggaggtggaggtggaggtggtaATATTGGTGTTAATGCTGGCTCCGATGGTAGTAGAGGATGTAATAGTGATGATCTTGGTGATGAtagtggttgtggttgtggtgAGACTGATAGTGATAATGATTCCATGATCGTTTTACATTCATAATGTGTCTAGCGAGCTCCCTTTTTGATAAGAACCGTGTTTTGAACTTCTGATAAACTTGGTGGGTGTAGCCCAACTGATCAAATAAAGTACATCCATAATTTGGCCATTCATTTCCTTAGTTCTGATGTGTTTGTTGGAACTTTACTTGCTGTAGACTTATACTGAGAAGCCTGGGCACAACTTTAGTCTCAATGCAACTTTCGATGAAGTTGATTTCAGCAAATATGATGCGCTTGTTATACCAGGAGGAAGGGCTCCAGAATATCTTGCCATCAATGAATCTGTGTTAAATTGTGCGAGGCAATTTTCCGATTCAGGAAAGCTGATTGCTGCTATTTGCCATGGGCAATTGATCTTGGCAGCTGCAGGCTTATTAAAAGGTCGGAAGTGCACTGCATACCATGCTCTGAGACCTGTTCTCATCGATGCCGGTGCTCATTGGATTGAACCCAAAACCATGATGGATTGTGTTTCTGATGGCAATCTCATTACTGGAGTTATATATAAGGCGCATCCTGAGTACATCCAACTTGTTGTGAAGGCACTGGGAGGCAAGATAGCTGGTTCAGATAAAAGGATTCTGTTTCTCTGTGGGGTAAGTTctaatgcaaaaattatttgaggATTATGTTTCTCTGTGGGGTAATTTGACTCTGGTTACTATCATCAAGCTCGAAGAAAcaagtgttttttcttgtttactaAGAAGTATTTATTCTCTTATTCTTGCGTTCAGGATTTCATGGAAGATTATGAGGTTACTGTTCCTCTTCAATCCCTTCAAGCTCTTGGGTGCCACGTTGATGCAGTTTGCCCCAAGAAGAAGGCTGGGGATTTCTGCCCGACTGCAGTCCATGACTTTGAAGGTGACCAAACATACACTGAGAAGCCAGGCCATAATTTCATTCTAACAGCTTCCTATGAAGGCTTGGATGCCTCGAGTTACGACGCTCTCGTCATCCCTGGAGGCCGGTCTCCAGAATATTTGGCACTGGATGAGACAGTGATTGCCttggtgaagaaattcatgcaatCAAAGAAGCCAGTTGCCTCTATTTGTCACGGGCAGCAGATCCTAGCTGCTGCGGGAGTTCTCAAGGTAGTATCCAATGTTTTCTTTCACCTTCATAGAATCACACAAGTAATCATTTTCTTCACACCTGCCATCCTTATTCTTGTATACGTGAATCATGTTGCTGCAGGGAAGAAAGTGCACCGCATACCCTGCCGTGAAGCTGAACGTCGTCTTGGGAGGGGCAACATGGCTAGAACCGGATCCAATCGATCGTTGCTACACCGACGAAAACCTGGTCACCGGAGCTGCATGGCCAGGGCACCCTCAGTTTGTGTCTCAGCTGATGGCCTTACTTGGTATCCGAGTGTCATTCTAGCTGTGCTGTTGCAATAATACTACCTGTTCATGTATGTCTATCAAATAACATCCGGATTCAAAGCCCTTGATGACCCTGCTTTAATGTTTAAGTGGATGGCCTCATTTggcattgtattttattttttattgagtataaactattaaatactatattctaattataaaaaaaaatatatgaaaatacgTGAACCCATACCAAATCCGATGGCAGGGACAAGGGAGGAACAACTCCCCTCCATTCACAGACAACAGCCGGCGTCTCTGAAAGATTTTCAAGTCAATTGGAAATAAAATGGAATATTTCTGCATCTACAAGTgctactattttttaaatattacaaaacacCCTCAAAGATTTGGCAATTGTAGCTATACTCACATGTCACTAGAAcagtgtttttttccttttatgttcCCGGCccctctaatttttattttttttgaggttttttttttcgattgaATCCTTTGATATTAAGTGAATTTAGGTATTTGTGTTCTAAGTTGATCCTGCTTGCCTTCTGTTAGGCTAGCGTAGTCTTGACAAGGCATTTCGATTTTAGGTTGCGACTTGAAATTGCggagatcaaattaattttatggttcTAAATGGAT of the Populus nigra chromosome 7, ddPopNigr1.1, whole genome shotgun sequence genome contains:
- the LOC133699087 gene encoding protein DJ-1 homolog D-like; the protein is MANCKPQKKVLLLCGDYMEDYEAMVPFQALQAYGIAVDAVCPGKKAGDYCRTTVGDSGAYHGYQTYTEKPGHNFSLNATFDEVDFSKYDALVIPGGRAPEYLAINESVLNCARQFSDSGKLIAAICHGQLILAAAGLLKGRKCTAYHALRPVLIDAGAHWIEPKTMMDCVSDGNLITGVIYKAHPEYIQLVVKALGGKIAGSDKRILFLCGDFMEDYEVTVPLQSLQALGCHVDAVCPKKKAGDFCPTAVHDFEGDQTYTEKPGHNFILTASYEGLDASSYDALVIPGGRSPEYLALDETVIALVKKFMQSKKPVASICHGQQILAAAGVLKGRKCTAYPAVKLNVVLGGATWLEPDPIDRCYTDENLVTGAAWPGHPQFVSQLMALLGIRVSF